In Mycobacterium sp. Aquia_216, a genomic segment contains:
- the mrf gene encoding ribosome hibernation factor-recruiting GTPase MRF: MRTPVMLVAGQGDTDAVTGAFLRRPGTVVVEHRFDGHVVRRTTSMLHRGELTTVEDALELAHGCVSCTVRNDLLVLLRKLARRDGVERIVVHLAQWLEPEPICVAIDHVRVRVGPGYLDGPAALDVAIDGVVTCIDSQSWLTRALGDAVLPDGRTMAQVVVGQAEFADLLVLTRPEPVTLAVLRRLAPRARITVGLDRVDMALANLDDDSRRGRSDHPHGWLLAGRPPLGAEGMVRIVEFNARRPFHPERLHTAVDLLLTGVVRTRGRLWLASRPDQVMWLESAGGGLRVAGAGKWLAAMTAREAANVDAERRLFAELQWEYRFGDRHTAMTVLTCGAEPPDILDALHGALLTDAELAEPREWSGYPDPFGAWHQDPCDETSGAAEEVASDSDRRES; encoded by the coding sequence ATGCGGACCCCGGTGATGCTGGTAGCGGGTCAGGGTGACACCGACGCGGTAACGGGTGCTTTCCTGCGCCGGCCCGGCACCGTGGTCGTGGAGCATCGGTTCGACGGTCACGTGGTGCGGCGGACAACGAGCATGTTGCACCGTGGCGAATTGACCACTGTCGAGGACGCTTTGGAGCTGGCACACGGGTGCGTGTCCTGCACCGTTCGCAACGACTTGCTGGTGCTGCTGCGCAAACTGGCGCGCCGCGACGGGGTCGAGCGCATCGTCGTGCATCTGGCCCAGTGGCTGGAACCCGAACCCATCTGCGTCGCGATCGACCACGTCCGGGTCCGCGTCGGTCCCGGCTACCTCGACGGCCCGGCCGCCCTGGACGTGGCGATCGACGGGGTGGTGACGTGCATCGACTCCCAGAGCTGGCTCACCCGGGCGCTCGGCGACGCCGTGCTGCCGGATGGGCGCACCATGGCCCAGGTCGTTGTCGGCCAGGCCGAGTTCGCCGACCTCCTGGTGCTGACCCGCCCGGAACCCGTGACCCTGGCGGTGCTGCGCCGGCTTGCTCCGCGGGCGAGGATCACCGTGGGACTTGACCGAGTCGACATGGCGCTGGCGAACCTGGACGACGACTCCCGACGCGGCCGCAGCGATCATCCGCACGGTTGGCTACTGGCCGGCCGCCCGCCGCTGGGCGCCGAGGGGATGGTGCGCATCGTCGAGTTCAATGCCCGCCGCCCCTTCCATCCCGAGCGCTTGCACACCGCGGTGGATCTGCTGCTGACCGGTGTGGTGCGCACCCGGGGGCGGCTATGGCTGGCCAGCCGGCCCGACCAGGTCATGTGGCTGGAGTCGGCCGGCGGTGGTTTGCGGGTCGCCGGTGCGGGGAAGTGGCTCGCCGCGATGACCGCGCGGGAGGCGGCGAACGTCGACGCGGAACGGCGACTGTTCGCCGAGCTGCAATGGGAATACCGGTTCGGTGACCGGCACACCGCGATGACGGTGCTGACCTGCGGCGCGGAGCCGCCCGACATCCTCGACGCCCTGCACGGTGCGCTACTCACCGACGCGGAGCTGGCGGAACCGCGGGAGTGGAGCGGCTACCCGGACCCGTTCGGTGCCTGGCACCAGGACCCCTGCGACGAAACCTCGGGGGCGGCAGAAGAAGTCGCATCCGACTCCGACCGCCGGGAATCGTGA
- a CDS encoding aldehyde dehydrogenase family protein produces the protein MVLLDALGPSGEYRTRNREVITSTAGVPVAELSLVPPLYVSRTISAQRKVAPLPVAEREQALAAAAEIFAGAVIGGLDFDAYVELASRISGVPIVVTRTGARNVAEAVAHASDAVRPAQPIGAARDWREERTRTGSAVWTRRGEVFAVHAAGNGPGVHGLWPQALALGYRVAVRPSRREPFTGHRLVSALRQAGFRSEDVVFLPTDHGGADEIIRSADLAMVYGGQDVVDKYAADPTVMVNGPGRAKILITADRDWHDYLDLIVDSIANLGGMACVNTTAVLYEGDPAPLAAAIAGRLATIDPLPTEDERAILPTQPVAKAQALADYLATKAAGTIPVLGADRVVAALGDGYAALRPAVHLLAEPDVDKLNIELPFPCVWVSPWSRAAGLAPLRNSLVINVITGDDDLVDGLIVEPTVNNVYRGNHPTFYGAPEIPHDGFLADVLMRNKGFIRD, from the coding sequence TTGGTACTGCTCGATGCGCTCGGCCCCAGCGGCGAGTACCGGACCCGCAACCGCGAGGTAATCACCAGCACGGCCGGAGTGCCGGTCGCCGAGTTGAGTTTGGTGCCGCCGCTGTATGTGTCGCGCACCATCAGCGCGCAGCGCAAGGTCGCACCGTTACCGGTCGCGGAGCGAGAACAGGCGTTGGCCGCCGCCGCCGAAATCTTTGCCGGCGCCGTCATCGGCGGCCTGGACTTCGACGCGTATGTCGAACTGGCCAGCCGGATTTCGGGAGTGCCGATCGTGGTCACCCGCACCGGGGCCCGCAATGTGGCCGAGGCCGTCGCCCACGCGTCCGATGCGGTGCGCCCGGCCCAGCCGATCGGCGCGGCCCGCGACTGGCGCGAGGAGCGAACCCGTACCGGCAGTGCGGTCTGGACCCGGCGCGGCGAGGTGTTCGCCGTCCACGCGGCGGGCAACGGCCCGGGCGTGCACGGCCTGTGGCCCCAAGCCCTGGCCCTGGGCTATCGCGTCGCGGTGCGCCCATCACGACGCGAACCCTTTACCGGCCATCGACTGGTCAGCGCATTGCGCCAGGCCGGATTTCGGTCCGAGGACGTGGTATTTCTGCCCACCGATCATGGGGGCGCCGACGAGATCATCCGCTCGGCCGATCTCGCCATGGTGTACGGCGGCCAGGACGTGGTGGACAAATACGCCGCCGATCCGACGGTGATGGTGAACGGCCCGGGCCGGGCCAAGATCCTGATCACCGCCGACCGCGATTGGCACGACTACCTCGACCTGATCGTCGACTCGATCGCCAACCTGGGTGGCATGGCATGCGTCAACACCACCGCGGTGCTCTATGAGGGCGACCCGGCCCCGTTGGCCGCGGCGATCGCCGGGCGGTTGGCGACGATCGATCCGTTGCCCACCGAGGACGAGCGGGCGATTCTGCCCACCCAGCCCGTCGCCAAGGCGCAGGCGCTGGCCGACTATCTGGCGACCAAGGCCGCGGGCACTATCCCGGTACTCGGCGCCGATCGGGTCGTCGCCGCGTTGGGTGACGGTTATGCCGCCCTGCGGCCGGCCGTGCATCTGCTGGCAGAGCCCGATGTCGACAAGCTCAACATCGAACTACCGTTCCCTTGCGTGTGGGTGTCGCCGTGGTCGCGGGCCGCCGGCCTGGCGCCGCTGCGAAATTCGTTGGTGATCAACGTGATTACCGGCGACGACGATCTGGTCGACGGCTTGATCGTCGAACCGACGGTCAACAATGTCTACCGCGGCAACCACCCGACGTTTTACGGGGCACCCGAGATCCCGCACGACGGCTTCCTTGCGGACGTGCTGATGCGCAACAAGGGATTCATCCGGGACTAG
- the rpsR gene encoding 30S ribosomal protein S18 has protein sequence MAGKSKQKSRPAPPSEKKKNLLASLGVKYVDYKDIPTLRMFLSERGRIRSRRVTGLTVQQQRQVAIAIRNAREMALLPYISAR, from the coding sequence ATGGCCGGCAAATCGAAACAGAAGAGCCGGCCCGCGCCGCCGTCGGAGAAAAAGAAGAATCTGCTGGCCAGTCTTGGCGTCAAATACGTCGACTACAAAGACATCCCGACGCTGCGGATGTTCCTCTCCGAGCGCGGCAGGATCCGATCCCGCCGCGTCACGGGCCTGACGGTGCAGCAGCAACGGCAGGTGGCGATCGCGATCAGGAATGCTCGCGAGATGGCGCTGTTGCCCTACATCAGCGCCCGCTAG
- the rpmB gene encoding 50S ribosomal protein L28 — MPMHCQVTGRTVGFGNSVSHSHRRTRRRWSPNIQTKTYYLPSEGRRITLRVSAKGIKVVDRDGIEAVVARLRREGQHI; from the coding sequence ATGCCCATGCACTGTCAGGTGACCGGCCGCACAGTGGGTTTCGGCAATTCGGTATCGCACTCACATCGCCGAACCCGACGCCGGTGGTCGCCCAATATTCAGACCAAGACGTATTACCTGCCATCGGAGGGCCGTCGTATCACGTTGCGGGTGAGCGCCAAGGGGATCAAGGTCGTGGATCGCGACGGCATCGAGGCCGTCGTTGCGCGGCTGCGCCGGGAAGGTCAGCACATCTGA
- a CDS encoding SDR family NAD(P)-dependent oxidoreductase, with protein MNLIAQALKTATDRLANPARVADPDKLRGAVSGKTVLVTGASYGIGEATARRLAAAGATVLVVARSAERLDDLAAAINAGGGHAVAYPTDLSDEAAVHVLTKQITENHGPLDIVVSNAGKSLRRSLHHQYDRPHDFQRTIDINYLGPIWLLLGLLPAMREIGGGHIVNVSSVGVRVVPGPQWGAYQASKGAFDRWLRSVAPELHADGVDVTSVYFALVRTRMIAPTPILGRLPGLSPGEAADAIAKAIIERPRSNEPPWVFPAELASVLLAGPAEWAARLWHRRFFADSGTGRR; from the coding sequence GTGAACTTGATAGCCCAGGCCTTGAAGACGGCGACAGACCGATTGGCCAACCCGGCGCGGGTAGCGGACCCCGACAAGCTGCGCGGCGCCGTCTCGGGCAAGACGGTGCTGGTCACCGGCGCGTCGTACGGCATCGGTGAAGCGACTGCCCGCAGGCTGGCCGCCGCCGGGGCAACGGTGCTGGTGGTCGCCCGATCCGCGGAACGGCTCGACGACCTTGCCGCGGCCATCAACGCCGGCGGCGGGCACGCGGTCGCCTACCCCACGGATCTGAGCGACGAAGCTGCCGTCCACGTGCTGACCAAGCAGATCACCGAGAACCACGGGCCGCTCGACATCGTGGTCAGCAACGCCGGCAAATCGCTGCGCCGGTCGTTGCATCACCAGTACGACCGACCGCACGATTTCCAGCGCACCATCGACATCAATTACCTGGGGCCCATCTGGTTGCTGCTGGGCCTGCTGCCCGCCATGCGGGAAATCGGCGGCGGCCACATCGTGAACGTGTCGAGTGTCGGGGTGCGTGTGGTGCCCGGTCCGCAATGGGGTGCCTACCAGGCGTCCAAGGGCGCCTTCGACAGGTGGCTGCGCAGCGTGGCGCCGGAACTGCACGCCGACGGCGTGGACGTGACGTCGGTTTACTTCGCGCTGGTCCGAACCCGGATGATCGCGCCGACACCGATTCTGGGCCGCCTTCCCGGTCTGTCGCCTGGCGAGGCTGCCGACGCCATCGCCAAGGCGATCATCGAACGCCCGCGCAGCAACGAGCCGCCCTGGGTGTTTCCGGCCGAGCTGGCCTCGGTGCTGCTGGCCGGTCCGGCGGAGTGGGCGGCCCGGTTGTGGCATCGCCGGTTCTTCGCCGATTCCGGAACGGGCCGGCGATGA
- the rpmG gene encoding 50S ribosomal protein L33, with product MARNEIRPIVKLRSTAGTGYTYITRKNRRNDPDRLTLRKYDPVVRRHVEFREER from the coding sequence ATGGCGCGCAACGAGATTCGACCCATCGTGAAGCTGCGCTCCACCGCCGGCACCGGCTACACCTACATCACCCGCAAGAACCGGCGCAACGACCCCGACCGGCTCACGCTGAGGAAGTACGACCCGGTGGTCCGCCGCCACGTCGAATTCCGGGAAGAACGCTGA
- a CDS encoding phenazine antibiotic biosynthesis protein — MADIDFSLLDVPRSAPVEDPEAFLRAAIAWHFGEDTGSAFWLRAAKTLDFDPLTDVKTFTDLRLFPNLLSELRNVPVEDLIPRGYGSPAPVPQIFESGGTTGAPKRTAQLPDWVAQVIEWQTEDFATGGFVRGQGFLCLMPSGPHGVSYFSRLVSERLGAAFHAIDLDPRWVKKIAARNAIGEVAAYVDHVLEQAVHVLRTQNVANLHATPPLLEAIARNDDLVDLVNAKIRYLLLSGAHVDADTLDLLRDIFPDTTITMAFGSTMILSQAVTRIDGDAFIFDPRTPYVVFRVIDPETGEQVPYGQLGQVVMNHISKGMFLPNNLERDMAIRMPGPTAQLSDSVSAVRPVATFEGEAVIEGVY, encoded by the coding sequence ATGGCCGATATCGACTTTTCGTTGTTGGACGTCCCGAGATCGGCACCGGTCGAAGACCCCGAGGCGTTCCTTCGGGCGGCGATCGCCTGGCACTTCGGCGAGGACACCGGCTCGGCTTTTTGGCTACGGGCCGCCAAGACGCTGGACTTCGACCCGTTGACCGATGTCAAGACCTTCACCGATCTGCGGTTGTTTCCGAATTTGCTGAGCGAGCTGCGCAATGTCCCGGTCGAAGACCTGATCCCACGGGGATACGGCTCACCGGCACCGGTGCCGCAGATTTTCGAATCCGGTGGCACCACCGGGGCCCCGAAACGTACTGCGCAACTGCCGGATTGGGTTGCGCAGGTCATCGAGTGGCAGACCGAGGATTTCGCCACCGGCGGCTTCGTGCGAGGCCAGGGCTTTCTGTGTCTGATGCCGAGCGGGCCGCACGGGGTGAGCTATTTCTCGCGGCTGGTCTCCGAGCGGCTGGGTGCGGCGTTCCATGCGATCGACCTTGACCCGCGGTGGGTGAAGAAGATCGCCGCGCGCAATGCGATCGGGGAAGTGGCGGCCTATGTCGACCACGTCCTCGAACAGGCGGTACACGTTCTACGGACGCAGAACGTCGCGAACCTGCACGCCACCCCGCCGTTACTCGAGGCGATTGCCCGTAATGACGATCTGGTGGACTTGGTGAACGCCAAGATTCGCTACCTCTTGCTCAGCGGTGCGCACGTGGATGCCGACACGCTGGACCTGTTGCGCGACATCTTCCCCGATACGACGATCACGATGGCCTTCGGCAGCACCATGATTCTCTCGCAGGCGGTCACCCGAATCGACGGCGACGCATTCATTTTCGACCCGCGGACGCCTTACGTGGTGTTCCGGGTGATCGATCCCGAGACCGGAGAACAGGTGCCCTACGGGCAGCTCGGCCAGGTGGTGATGAACCACATCAGCAAGGGCATGTTTCTGCCGAACAACCTGGAGCGCGACATGGCAATCCGGATGCCCGGGCCCACCGCGCAACTCAGCGATTCAGTCAGCGCGGTACGGCCGGTCGCCACCTTCGAGGGCGAGGCCGTCATCGAGGGCGTGTACTGA
- the rpsN gene encoding 30S ribosomal protein S14, producing the protein MAKKSKIVKNEKRRAIVARYAERRAQLKEIIRSPASTAEQRLAAQQVLARQPRDASAVRIRNRDSVDGRPRGHLRKFGLSRVRVRELAHQGQLPGIRKASW; encoded by the coding sequence ATGGCCAAAAAATCCAAGATCGTCAAGAACGAGAAGCGCCGCGCGATCGTCGCACGCTACGCGGAACGCCGCGCCCAGCTCAAGGAGATCATCCGATCGCCGGCAAGCACTGCCGAACAGCGGCTCGCCGCCCAGCAGGTGCTTGCCCGCCAGCCTCGCGACGCCAGTGCGGTGCGCATACGCAACCGCGACTCGGTCGACGGTCGTCCACGTGGGCACCTGCGGAAATTCGGGTTGTCGAGGGTTCGGGTGCGCGAGCTGGCGCATCAGGGGCAGCTGCCCGGCATACGCAAGGCGAGTTGGTAG
- a CDS encoding AMP-binding protein yields the protein MTDGVVATTARALVSSRLLTVPTPIAVLRLIREVYRGGTNLSTLLAVAAARWPERTAIIDDDGALSYRELQAKTEALARELIHEGAGPGEAVGIMCRNGRDFAAAVFAAALVGADVVLVSTEFRTTALADALSSHQVRTTFCDSEFTQQLRDAGPSVRAIDPAIVQIQPGAPRPRVVESGRLILLTSGTTGVPKGVPRMPRLSSGVGVGMTILERTGLRVGSRIAVAVPMFHGLGLGMLMLAVSLGGTVLTHRRFDAEATLAQASLQCADALSVVPIMLARIMDLPQRVRARNPLALNVVISSGDRLDPSLARRFMDSYGDILYNGYGSTEVGIGSLATPLELRHAPDTVGRPVAGCPVRIFDKTGRAVGPRVTGRIFVGGELTTKGYIGGGAKTVIDQMTSTGDMGYLDNSGRLYIVGREDDMIVSGGENVYPRALENALAEHPDVAENAVVGVADERFGRRLAAFVVARTRREIDVEGLREYLKDKVSRFEQPRDIHVVDSIPRNPAGKVIRKELAT from the coding sequence ATGACCGACGGTGTGGTGGCCACCACGGCCCGGGCGTTGGTGTCGTCCCGGCTGCTGACTGTGCCCACCCCGATCGCGGTGCTGCGGTTGATCCGCGAGGTATATCGCGGCGGCACGAACCTTTCCACGCTGCTGGCCGTCGCCGCGGCTCGCTGGCCGGAGCGCACGGCGATCATCGATGACGACGGCGCGCTGAGCTACCGCGAGCTGCAAGCCAAGACCGAGGCGCTCGCCCGCGAGCTCATCCACGAGGGCGCCGGCCCGGGCGAGGCGGTGGGGATCATGTGCCGCAACGGCCGTGACTTCGCGGCCGCGGTGTTCGCCGCCGCCCTGGTGGGAGCGGACGTGGTGCTGGTGAGCACGGAGTTTCGCACCACGGCTCTCGCGGACGCGTTGAGTTCGCACCAAGTCAGAACCACCTTCTGCGACAGCGAATTCACCCAGCAGCTCCGCGATGCCGGGCCGTCGGTCCGCGCGATCGATCCGGCAATCGTGCAGATCCAGCCGGGCGCGCCGCGACCCCGCGTCGTCGAGTCCGGCCGGCTCATACTGCTGACCTCGGGTACCACCGGTGTGCCCAAGGGGGTCCCGCGGATGCCCCGACTGAGTTCGGGAGTGGGCGTCGGCATGACGATTCTCGAGCGCACCGGGCTGCGGGTCGGGTCGCGAATCGCGGTGGCGGTACCGATGTTTCACGGCCTAGGCCTGGGAATGCTGATGCTCGCCGTCAGCTTGGGCGGCACGGTCCTGACGCATCGGCGCTTCGATGCCGAGGCAACCCTTGCCCAGGCATCGCTGCAGTGCGCCGACGCGCTCAGCGTGGTTCCGATCATGCTGGCGCGCATCATGGACTTGCCACAACGGGTACGGGCGCGAAATCCTTTGGCGCTGAACGTCGTGATATCCAGTGGCGATCGGCTGGACCCGAGCCTCGCGCGTCGGTTCATGGACTCCTACGGTGACATTCTCTACAACGGATACGGGTCCACCGAGGTCGGAATCGGTTCCCTGGCAACGCCTCTCGAGCTGCGACACGCCCCGGACACGGTAGGCCGGCCCGTCGCGGGCTGCCCGGTTCGCATCTTCGACAAAACCGGCAGGGCCGTGGGGCCGCGGGTTACCGGCCGCATCTTCGTGGGCGGTGAACTGACGACCAAAGGCTACATCGGCGGTGGCGCCAAGACCGTCATCGACCAGATGACCAGTACCGGCGATATGGGCTATCTGGACAACTCGGGTCGGCTCTACATTGTCGGCCGCGAGGACGACATGATCGTGTCGGGCGGCGAGAACGTATACCCCAGGGCGCTGGAAAACGCACTCGCCGAGCATCCCGACGTCGCCGAGAACGCGGTCGTCGGGGTTGCCGACGAACGGTTCGGACGCCGACTGGCTGCGTTCGTCGTTGCCCGTACGCGGCGCGAGATCGACGTGGAAGGGCTACGGGAGTACTTGAAGGACAAGGTTTCTCGTTTCGAGCAGCCCCGGGACATCCACGTCGTCGACAGCATTCCACGTAATCCCGCCGGCAAGGTCATCCGCAAGGAACTCGCGACTTAG